GGAAGATGTGCCAGGGAACATCTTCATCAAGCCCGTCCGTTCCGGTATCTATACCGCCGGCACGATCGTTACCAACAAGCGTTCCTACCAGATCAGCCTCCGTGCGGTACCGTCCAATGGGCAGTGGTATCAGCGTGTTTCATGGGAGCACGGATCGGATGGAATGGTCCGTGAAGCGCGCGGTGGTGGCGAGTCATTTCAGACTTCGGTCGGTGCTGCCCCTCAAGAGCAGGCGGGCGGGCAACAGGTAGGCCCTGTTCCAGGACTGGATGATCGGGTCTCTCAAGCATCGACGTCTTCGAGCCCCCGGCCGTCGGATCTAAATTTTGGCTATGAAGTCCGGGGTGCCTCCGGGATTGTTCAGAGCGCATTCGATGATGGTCGATCCCTCTGGATCCGGATGGAGGACGGACTCGAGGAGCTTCCGGCGGTGTTCGTGCAGGGCCGGTCGACAAGCAAGGCACTGGCGAACTACCACGTTGATGGCGATTACATCGTGGTTCATCAAGTGAGCAGCCGGACAACGCTGCGTATTGGGCAGGACGAAGTGGTGATCGAGAAGGGGTAGAGGCGATCAGGGCCTCTTTCCGGAAGGGAATCCAAACGAGATCAAGGTAGATCATGGCGAGCAAAAATGACCGCGAACGCCCCATGGACGACGATCCAGACGTTCTGGAGGGGGAGTTCGAAGAGTACGAGGAGTCAGTGTCCGGTGAGGATGATCGGGACAAGCCTCGAGGCAAAACCTCCAAGAA
This genomic window from Thioalkalivibrio sp. K90mix contains:
- a CDS encoding TrbG/VirB9 family P-type conjugative transfer protein, which encodes MKGFMHSRVLNRALALSVLALVPALALSVQSATASDMSASAEPYTFPQETRLVKFRYDENRTYEILARPDAPTNIALGENEELVALAIGDTVQWITEDVPGNIFIKPVRSGIYTAGTIVTNKRSYQISLRAVPSNGQWYQRVSWEHGSDGMVREARGGGESFQTSVGAAPQEQAGGQQVGPVPGLDDRVSQASTSSSPRPSDLNFGYEVRGASGIVQSAFDDGRSLWIRMEDGLEELPAVFVQGRSTSKALANYHVDGDYIVVHQVSSRTTLRIGQDEVVIEKG